The following are encoded in a window of Bacteroidota bacterium genomic DNA:
- a CDS encoding SRPBCC family protein has translation MVKENTIFIKASRETVFETAADLAQWPAILPHYRWIRYLQRSPHKNVVVMAAKRGWIPIQWTSEEEIDRTRCEVRFHHLKAFTKGMDVVWTFKEMNDGVEVKISHTLTPTIPVIGSFIADAIIGNFFIHHVANRTLHHMKSYLEKRHGA, from the coding sequence CCGGGAGACGGTCTTTGAAACAGCGGCGGACCTCGCTCAATGGCCGGCGATCCTTCCCCATTACCGGTGGATCCGTTATCTCCAGAGATCGCCGCACAAGAATGTCGTGGTCATGGCGGCAAAGCGGGGCTGGATACCGATTCAGTGGACATCGGAGGAAGAGATAGACCGCACCCGCTGTGAGGTCAGGTTCCATCATCTCAAAGCGTTCACAAAAGGAATGGATGTTGTCTGGACGTTCAAAGAAATGAACGACGGCGTCGAAGTGAAAATATCGCATACCTTAACGCCGACAATCCCGGTTATCGGATCATTCATCGCGGATGCCATTATTGGGAATTTTTTTATTCATCATGTCGCGAACCGGACACTGCATCACATGAAATCATACCTTGAAAAACGGCATGGAGCATAG
- a CDS encoding beta-ketoacyl-[acyl-carrier-protein] synthase family protein, whose amino-acid sequence MEHRRVVITGLGALTPIGHGKDGLWEGVKEGRTGIRTITRFDTSQIKTKVAGEIDDFDPLNFFDAKSARRMDRFAQLALAGAGMAIDDAKLAFDAKRPQENVGVTFGTALGGVAGAELQHERYVKDGIKAVDPNLALTVFGGAGSSNIAIHYGFTGPSNANSNSCSSGAIAIGEAYRYIRDGYADIMIAGGAEAPLYELTFSAFTIIRSMSTNPDPMTACRPFDLHRDGFVMGEASAVLVLEELSSAVRRGAHIYAELLGYACNNDAYHLVQPRPDGDSAARVMRDALADAKVTPDGIGYINAHASGTVLNDKCETVAIKKVFGADARTPVSGTKAMHAHALGATGAVEAVICTLMFDGNYIPPTIHLSAPDPECDLDCVPNAGRHESVNFILSNSFGFGGINAALVFGRFRQ is encoded by the coding sequence ATGGAGCATAGAAGGGTCGTTATCACCGGGTTGGGGGCGCTCACGCCGATCGGTCATGGCAAGGACGGGCTGTGGGAAGGGGTGAAAGAAGGACGGACCGGCATCCGCACGATCACACGTTTCGACACGTCGCAGATCAAAACAAAGGTTGCGGGGGAGATCGATGATTTCGATCCGTTGAATTTTTTTGATGCCAAGTCGGCGCGGCGGATGGATCGCTTTGCACAGCTCGCGCTGGCCGGCGCGGGAATGGCGATCGATGATGCGAAGCTTGCCTTCGATGCAAAAAGACCTCAGGAAAATGTCGGCGTAACGTTCGGAACTGCTCTTGGCGGAGTGGCGGGAGCGGAGCTTCAGCACGAGCGTTACGTGAAGGATGGAATTAAAGCCGTTGACCCGAACCTTGCGCTGACGGTGTTCGGCGGCGCCGGCTCAAGCAATATCGCCATACATTATGGATTCACCGGACCGAGCAATGCCAATTCGAACAGCTGCAGCTCGGGAGCGATCGCGATCGGGGAGGCCTATCGATACATCCGCGACGGCTACGCAGATATTATGATCGCCGGAGGCGCCGAAGCGCCGTTGTATGAACTGACGTTCAGCGCGTTTACGATCATCCGGTCGATGAGCACCAATCCCGACCCGATGACGGCATGCAGGCCTTTCGATCTGCATCGCGACGGGTTCGTGATGGGTGAGGCTTCGGCTGTCCTTGTGTTGGAGGAACTGAGTTCGGCCGTTCGACGCGGTGCTCACATCTATGCGGAGCTTCTTGGGTATGCATGCAACAACGATGCCTACCATCTGGTGCAGCCCCGTCCGGACGGAGACTCAGCTGCCCGGGTGATGAGAGATGCTCTGGCGGATGCAAAAGTTACTCCTGACGGTATCGGCTACATCAACGCGCACGCCAGCGGGACCGTTCTCAACGACAAGTGCGAGACTGTCGCGATCAAAAAAGTGTTTGGCGCAGATGCGAGGACACCCGTCAGCGGCACAAAAGCGATGCATGCTCACGCTCTCGGTGCGACCGGAGCCGTCGAAGCGGTCATCTGCACGCTGATGTTCGACGGAAATTACATTCCGCCGACCATCCATCTTTCGGCCCCCGATCCCGAATGCGACCTGGACTGCGTCCCCAATGCCGGCAGACACGAAAGCGTGAATTTCATCCTTTCCAATTCGTTCGGATTCGGCGGCATCAATGCCGCATTGGTCTTTGGGAGATTTCGTCAATGA
- a CDS encoding geranylgeranyl reductase family protein, which translates to MMAARDSSFDVVIVGAGPAGSTCAAMLAKKGVRVLICEKAKFPREKICGDCVNPACWDVFRTLGVDNEIAANAELILNIAIADGSGKVLQIPVADSLALSPRRPFIAIKRSILDSLLVQRAVADGAVLRENTSVDSIEEDGGRWKVSLRLQDSGGVVPVKAGILIGADGRNSLVARLLAEKETKNQARAESSSERIGVQCTGRKRCHATSNLLMYFFEGGYGGMVSVGAGEVNIAMVVRRDLARLAVENPSVFLERTMYANPRAREIASDLQIVGKIRTAFPINPQKNSHRQTGAYLIGDARRTTEPFTGEGILFAMLDGLLAAGKILRRLGLPDGGVRVPSRNRIWRDKLLVRGLQNKGMIETVVSLGQRYRGLSQIASGMILR; encoded by the coding sequence ATGATGGCAGCGCGAGACAGTTCTTTCGACGTTGTGATCGTCGGAGCCGGTCCGGCCGGATCCACGTGCGCCGCAATGCTGGCGAAGAAGGGGGTCCGCGTGCTGATCTGCGAGAAAGCAAAGTTCCCTCGAGAAAAAATTTGCGGCGATTGCGTCAACCCGGCATGCTGGGACGTATTTAGGACGCTCGGAGTTGATAATGAAATCGCCGCCAATGCCGAACTGATCCTGAATATTGCGATCGCAGACGGGTCGGGGAAGGTTCTGCAGATCCCTGTTGCCGATTCACTTGCCCTGTCCCCACGCCGGCCGTTCATTGCGATCAAACGAAGCATTCTCGATTCTCTGCTCGTACAGCGCGCGGTTGCAGACGGAGCGGTGCTGCGCGAGAACACATCCGTCGATTCGATAGAGGAGGATGGGGGCCGCTGGAAAGTCTCTTTGAGACTTCAGGACTCGGGCGGGGTGGTCCCCGTTAAAGCGGGGATCCTTATCGGCGCCGACGGACGCAACTCTCTTGTCGCCAGACTTCTAGCGGAGAAGGAAACGAAGAATCAAGCCAGGGCAGAATCGTCCTCGGAGAGAATAGGGGTTCAATGTACGGGCCGGAAGCGGTGTCACGCCACTTCGAACCTCCTCATGTATTTTTTTGAAGGGGGATACGGAGGCATGGTCAGCGTAGGCGCCGGCGAAGTAAACATCGCCATGGTTGTTCGCAGAGATCTCGCCCGGCTTGCTGTTGAGAATCCCTCCGTCTTTTTGGAGAGAACGATGTATGCTAATCCGCGAGCTCGAGAAATAGCTTCGGATCTACAGATCGTTGGAAAGATCCGCACCGCCTTTCCGATCAACCCTCAAAAAAACAGTCATCGGCAAACAGGGGCGTATCTTATCGGCGACGCACGCCGAACGACGGAACCATTTACGGGCGAGGGAATTTTGTTCGCGATGCTGGACGGTCTCTTGGCCGCGGGCAAAATTCTCAGGAGGTTGGGATTGCCTGACGGGGGGGTACGAGTGCCTTCTCGCAATCGGATTTGGAGAGATAAGCTCCTTGTCCGGGGGTTGCAAAACAAGGGGATGATTGAGACGGTCGTATCACTCGGCCAGCGGTATAGGGGGCTATCGCAAATTGCGTCGGGCATGATTTTGCGTTGA